From the Euphorbia lathyris chromosome 6, ddEupLath1.1, whole genome shotgun sequence genome, one window contains:
- the LOC136234188 gene encoding aspartic proteinase CDR1-like, whose product MNIMEFVPSISTFLVTLISIYLANLPHLAAKTDGFSVDLIHRNSPLSPLYNTPHQETPLTHFKNGFERARSRINRLNSNGNNPQSDVLADNGEHIMKFSIGNPPMDIYGIVDTGSDLVWTQCQPCEQCYNQKNPIYNPKSSSTYTDITCNDSPNCHDLLGTVSCSAQSLCSYTYGYGSNDLTQGVLAKETFTFNGGVSFQNIVFGCGHNNTSGFNENEMGLVGLGGRKLSLVSQIGSSLGNRKFSYCLVPFHTDPTIVSKMYFGSGSEVTGKGVISIPLVQKEDKTPYFITVTGISVGNKFIPYSNKSSSSVLEGNMFIDSGVPPILLPNDFYNRMEQEVKDAIKMEPYQDPDLGTQLCYKSNKILDAIPILLVHFENGAAIPLVPSSTFIPPKEDVFCFAMAPTPTGADIGVFGNFAQNNFRIGFDLDKQVVSFEQADCAKNN is encoded by the coding sequence ATGAATATCATGGAATTTGTTCCCTCAATTTCAACCTTTCTTGTAACCCTAATCTCAATTTATCTTGCTAATCTCCCCCATTTAGCAGCTAAAACTGATGGATTTAGTGTTGATCTAATCCATAGAAACTCTCCCTTATCTCCACTATACAATACTCCTCATCAAGAAACTCCATTAACCCATTTCAAGAATGGATTTGAACGTGCAAGATCTCGGATAAATCGTCTAAACAGCAATGGAAACAATCCTCAATCAGATGTGTTAGCTGATAATGGAGAGCATATAATGAAATTCTCAATAGGCAACCCTCCAATGGATATCTATGGCATTGTTGACACAGGAAGTGACCTTGTATGGACACAATGCCAACCCTGTGAACAATGTTATAACCAAAAAAACCCCATTTATAACCCTAAATCATCCTCTACATACACAGATATCACTTGTAATGATTCCCCTAATTGTCATGATCTACTTGGCACAGTCTCTTGCTCAGCTCAATCTCTTTGCAGCTACACATATGGCTATGGAAGCAATGATTTAACCCAAGGTGTCCTTGCTAAGGAGACTTTTACTTTTAATGGAGGTGTTTCTTTCCAGAATATAGTCTTTGGATGTGGACATAATAACACAAGTGGATTTAATGAGAATGAAATGGGATTAGTTGGATTAGGAGGTAGGAAATTATCATTAGTATCTCAAATTGGTTCTTCATTAGGAAACAGAAAGTTTTCTTATTGTTTAGTACCATTTCATACTGATCCTACAATTGTAAGCAAGATGTATTTTGGGAGTGGCAGTGAAGTTACAGGTAAAGGTGTGATTTCAATACCTTTGGTGCAAAAAGAAGACAAGACACCCTATTTCATCACAGTAACAGGAATAAGTGTAGGGAACAAATTCATACCATACAGTAACAAAAGTTCTTCATCTGTTTTGGAAGGGAATATGTTCATAGATTCAGGTGTACCCCCAATTCTTTTACCTAATGATTTTTACAACAGAATGGAGCAGGAAGTAAAGGATGCTATTAAGATGGAACCGTATCAAGATCCTGATTTGGGAACGCAACTTTGTTATAAGAGCAACAAGATTCTTGATGCAATTCCTATTTTATTGGTGCATTTTGAAAATGGTGCTGCAATTCCTCTAGTGCCGAGTAGCACATTCATTCCTCCCAAGGAAGATGTTTTCTGCTTTGCTATGGCTCCTACACCTACTGGTGCTGATATTGGTGTATTTGGGAACTTTGCTCAGAACAATTTTAGAATTGGATTTGATCTTGATAAGCAAGTTGTTTCTTTTGAGCAAGCTGATTGTGCTAAGAACAATTAA